From Daucus carota subsp. sativus chromosome 6, DH1 v3.0, whole genome shotgun sequence:
ctaaatatatagAAAACGTCAAACAATCTTAGTATGCGTCGAGATCAAAGAAAGATCCCTGGTCTTCGATCAAATAATGTGGGTTTAGAAAAGTCCATCTGCATTTGACTAAGCTAGCCAGCTCCGTTTTCTACTACTAGCTTAATGTAAACGCATTTCTGTCGCTCTCCTACTATACACTTCATGCCTTTGAAGATCTTGACATGCAGACGACTGActtttatttctaaatttatgcacataacaaaaaatattttgacagcAACATATAGTGCTTGTTTGTTTGCcggaagcagcttctgcttctgacttctccttttattgacccgtttgtgtaaagaagtaaaaacacttttaagaagttgagaatgctaacttctctctctgcttcttttccaaacactttattaacttttttacttctcacttctatttCACTTCTTTGCTTTATACAAAacatcacttcttttaaacttgtccaaacggcccctatagtACTGTGTTCACATTATGATTGAAGAATTACGGTcttcatcataaaaaatttaatgtatGCTGCAGGGCATACTATAGATGCACACACCAGAAGTTATACAACTGTCCTGCAAAGAAGCAAGTCCAGCGGCTTGCCGATGATCCATTCACCTTCGAAGTAATTTACCGGGGAGATCACACGTGTACCGTATCATCCACAGCCCCCTCCATGTCAGCATTGCCGGAAAACACAGAAGCTTCTAGAGTCATGTTCCAGCAAGCAGCTGGAACAATGAGCAGCAGCCAGTTGCTGCATTCATCAACCACTACCTCAGTACTTCCGGGAAGCCAGAATTGGCTGTCCATGAGGACACAGCCTGCTGGTCTCGACGCGACAAATACTAATAATCCGTTTGTTAACATGCATATGTTTAGTAATATTAGTGGCATGGTGGAGAGTAGCAGTGGAGTGGCCGGGCCTTCGACGATGAGAGATGCTGGTGATCAGTACTATGAACCATTGGCGGAATTCGTGGATGTTATGTTTAATTCGGGGACTAGTAGCAACTCGAACATGGATCATATTTTTTCTGCGGATATAGAAGATCATAAATGGGACAGTGGGGAAGACAAACAAGACTAGTCA
This genomic window contains:
- the LOC108226770 gene encoding WRKY transcription factor 55, whose product is MEEIVSLIYNGCRLARDLEVNLPNIANQPEMLWNNCEEIIRIFTDTRDRINAQFGGGSQGEDVGAMQQWLRYTPQIVQQQEGGSEGAVVAPSEAERWAAGGRGDQLQPVEGAARGATFQRTRRREEDAERRIIRVPAPQIGNTEIPPEDGFTWRKYGQKEILGSRFPRAYYRCTHQKLYNCPAKKQVQRLADDPFTFEVIYRGDHTCTVSSTAPSMSALPENTEASRVMFQQAAGTMSSSQLLHSSTTTSVLPGSQNWLSMRTQPAGLDATNTNNPFVNMHMFSNISGMVESSSGVAGPSTMRDAGDQYYEPLAEFVDVMFNSGTSSNSNMDHIFSADIEDHKWDSGEDKQD